Below is a window of Impatiens glandulifera chromosome 2, dImpGla2.1, whole genome shotgun sequence DNA.
aatatatattatataatacttataaaaaaataaatttaatattaatttaattacataaacataatttttgaaaattaaaataatattctctaaacaatatattttatgagatataaaacaaaatttatttcactataatttttttttttcttcaaaatagaTTTAATGAAGTATAATATGTTGTCAAGTTCATCTCAAATACAAAATAAGACTCGAAagtattattcttattattattatctaacctgaattgtattatcaatttataaaataaaatgttgcaAATGTAAATGCGATTGAAGATCGTTCTCAATCTGATCTTCTCGCCTCCACTTTAGTTTATTCCTATTAActccaattttttaaactaaatttaattcataacaTTTGTTAGTGTCTAagaatgttatatttaaaaataatattttattttatgataaatatattttatttttagttttatgtaACGTTTATTTAGTaaccatattaattttttttaagttaatatgttttttaggtatcaaatgtataataGGGATACTGTATCGAAATTAAAGTATAGCGAAATCAAGGTATATTGAAATCAatgtaaggtaaatgtatgatttttttctatACCGAAACTTTTTATAATGTATAAGgtaagaatataaattaaacttcatCCTCGACTCCATCCTTTTCGTCCTATTTTGACTCCCCTACCATTCACCTCGCGATGCTTGACTCCCCTCTTCTTCACCTCGTGATGAAATGAAGTTGAGTCGGGCTTGAGGCATTTAGAATTAAATGtcactattaattttttaattataaaggtCTATCCGGTAGGGTAAAACCCTATTTTGTACAAACCTGACAATATGAAACCCAAAATTGTGAGATTTGAAAGAAGATGTCTAAAATTGTAATTGATCCCAATAAGAAGCCTCGAATaggtcaaaagaaaaaaaaaaattataaattgcaATTGCAATGGAGGAAATAAACCGTCTAAAATTGCAATTGACCCAATATAAATCCCAATGTGTTATTTGGTCCattaattatctattattgATAATCATTCAACAAAGGAATTATTTAATTCCaaaactaataataaacaaagatAATCAAACGAAAATAGGAAAACAAATCATACAGGTCAGCTATAAGATGTGTATAATAGAGTCTATGTCAACGGCACgtcaaataacttaattttctcCTATCAATTATTTGCATCAATGAATTAGTTCGATCCAAAATTCgaaataaaagaagatttgTATGTAGTTGAAGTTACAAAATTCGGAGGAATTCGAAGTCACCAACTCTTCTCTATAATCAATTAAACTTATATGAAAAACaattaaccaactaaactaagttatacttaataaatttaacattatacTATTATACATCtctacattattattaaaaagtattaaaaaaacaagtttatAGTCCAGTCGATATCCAAACTATAGGGTCGGGCCTGACCTACCTAATAACAAAGAGTGTTCTCAACATCTAAAGttcaaatcattaaaaatcCTAATCAATGCGAcaatccttttttttttttttttaccgtATTAGTTAATATATCCCTTTCTTTTGGTAAGGAGGTGATCGGTTTTATCTTCTccgtaataaaaatatttacctgTCTTGTTCTTTTCCGATCTTCATTGCTTCTTACATGATGtttattaatctaatatattattatattatatacactaaccatgtttattaattaaacattattgcTCTCACATAATTacatattaatgatattatgtTATGATCAACTTGTAGTTGTGATTTATTTAGTCAATATATCTTTTAAAGTAGAagtaacaatattttgtttgaaacaATAAAATGAAAGTAGGAGTCGAATCGAACGACTAATCTAACCATTGATCTACACGAGTTTAGTTAGACtcatcaatattatatattgaaatttgcTATTACTTGGTAAGGATTAGGTATTTCAAACTTCattgatatattaattatttcaatctttGTTTAAGTATTAACTTATaatagttctaattgtcatcTTTATAGAAATGAACATGTCTTATTATACTAAGGTCATTTTTTAAGTTTCTAGTTAactttagagttttttttttttatctcttataagtaaatttttgtttttttaactattaaacaataatattatcttaaaaaattttaattttaaaaaatttctttcTGATGTTCATGTTGCGTTATCCCTTTTTCTAGCCTAACGACAATAAGGGGTAGATATTAACCCTAAGTTCTTGAATTCGAGTCCGTCATGCAGCAAGTTCTGCGCATgcttaagtgtgtttgtgggctacatacttaatttgTTGTTCCATTTTGCACTACCAAGGTAGCTCAGTGGTTAGAGTCGGCCTaaaagaccaaaatgtcacggtTCGATTCTATTTGGAagcgttttaaatttaaacgaAAAACTATGGTCGTGGGTATATGCTAGTTCtcttctaatttaaaaaaaaaatgttcatattACGTTCACAATTTAATAGAGTTTGTTAGAATTAaagtatttaatttaaagaaatattaaaatgcACAAAACTTTTGTAATCTCTAcgaataaataacttaatgtATTCATGAGaataaattgtaatattatatatatatatatatattacagtATTTATTGTATAaagaaaaaagttattattgagtaataaagtctgatattatatattaatatatagataGAGATTGTTCagattaatatatatctataagaTTAAGTTTCAAAAAGATtacaaaatcttatttatatttgaataaaatttagatAACTTTTTGTAAtcttttcttataaatatatagatataaattaattataatagattttttctttatcaattaaagataaataataaatagtagaAAATTTGGAATGTTACtacattaaatataataagtttttttttatataaaattactaatatatttaaatttaataaatatatacaaaaaaaaagtaatagaTTATTTTTGTCAAACAGAAAATAAAGGAATATATGAATCcgaaaagataaaaaagaaattgaaaatttaaattatttatacaactaattaatattaaaataattttattaatattaattatttaaatacaatttttttactGCTAAAAAAAATGTTCTCTTTATAGTTTTTTAGAAAGTggtaaaagtttaataaaatatagaatttatagatataaattaattattaatgattttttttatgaattattaaattaacataaaaatatatggATTGTtagaagatgaaatatgaatgtaattttaaaatatatatatatatatatatatatatatatatatatataatgtaaaaattTGTATTTCCTTACATAttcttaatttgattatgtttaataaatctgaaaaataagtatttaacttaacagttaaattaattaagtatttagaaaataaaaaaatacttaactaatttatattattaactttgtCTGTCTAGCAATTTGTTGAAAGTACTCAATTTTGCAATTTAACTTTGaaagttattaatattaatcaatttatttattatgttcaTCACatgttcaatttattttatgcgTTAATTTCACCGCgtggttaattaatttttttatgactaTTTAATTTTACTATGTGTTAATTCAGTGTTAATACTAGATGCGACTTCAATTTCACTACATGGTTAATTCAGTGTTCATTCTTAACATAATTAACCCCAAGAATTGGACTGACCCATCTCATATAACAAAATgtggaaaagaaaattgatgctttaaacataaataattattaaaaaaaatatttttggtaagaTTTGAAtccataataaaataataatttttactcATCTTAAAACATTAAACTATACACTAATACTAATATgttaaaaatctaataaatttaactaaaatcctagttttttttattagatggGCCTACCGGGCTTATCCATAGGGCCGACCATGATTCTCGACCGCGTCTTCAATTTCCACCGTGTTTATGGAAACAcgtatttaattcattatttatttttcataatatgatAATTACATGCAAGCACGTTAttaaagtgtcaaatttattgttCGATTTCACTACGTGGTTAATTCagtgttaattttttatctcgTAGTTAATTCAGTGTTGAGTGTTAATTCTCGATTGCGTCTTCAATCTCACTACGGTGTTAACCGTGTTTCTATAAACacttatatttaattcatagtTGATTTTTCATAAGGTGATAAGTTACGTACATGCATGGACAGATCCAGGATTTCGAACTTGGGtggacttgaaaaaaatttagggtagacttaaaataataacggaaaaattaaaaaaaaaacaagtatataaaaataaattttaccattttttaataattaaataaaaaaaagaattatatcaaatttttttaagaaattaagtgtgatgtcatatttttaccgtaaatataaatatatacatatataaatatatataaaaatataaaaatatatataaatataaatatatatatataaatataaatatatatatatatataaatatatatatataaatatatataaatatatatttatatatatatatatttatatataaatatatatatatatatttatatatatatatttatatttatatataaatatatatatatatttatatttatatataaatatatatatatatatttatatatatatatatatttatatttatatttttatatatatttatatatatatatatatttatatatatatatatataaatatatatatatatataaatatatataaaaatataaatatataaatatatatatatataaatataaataaatatatatatatatatatttataaatataaatatatataaatatatatatatatatatatattttcggAGTGGGCTAAAACCCACTCAaacccctacatagattcgatAGTGTGTACATATGCAAACACAATATTAAAGTGTgctttatgttttaaaattttatactaaattttttaaataaataaaacataatttatcctcaaacaatttttttcaaatatataaataacaaaacaaacacACCAACACTTAAGCTAAGCCATAGTTTGTCATTCATTATCCTTCACCTTCTTGCACCCTatgatgaataataataataatatatataattagtaataataatgataagaatttctaatttaatttgaatatataattttccttttttattatatattcaataaaattataaattattttattaatatagcaaaaaaattaatgtaaaagaGGTCAAATGAATTCTATAAGTAGTCCTACAAAATGCATAAACCCCTAAGACTCACGTTTCATATTCTGGTCTTTTTCTCTCCGCCCGCTTACCGTCTCTCTCTCCATCTCTCTCAAATACATTCATACACATTTTCATTCTCCCCTCTCTATATTCAGTTTTCTTCTTCCAAAGGAGACCGACGAGACGGCACCGATCTCGTGAGCATACAAAACGAAGAAGAAATCATGTACAAATCGGAGGTTCACCGACTCTGTCTCCGGAATCAATGGGATCAACCTGTGTATTCCACCGTCAAGGAGGGCCCCGATCACGGATCTAGATACAATGCTACGGTAACTGTGAATGGTACCACCTTCCATTCAGCCGAACAGAGTTCTTCTACCAAGGAAGCGCATAACAAAGCGGCTAAAGCTGCTTATGATCATCTATCAGCTCCGCAGATCATCAATCCGAATCCTCCTCCGCCGACGCAGCAGTCTGGAGAAGTTGTTCCGAACTTGGCCCATTTATCCTCCGGTACGTTTCagatatgtatatttatatgagTTATTTGTTTCCTAAACGGTTTGATAACGTTTTGGATTTCAATCGCATTGTTTAAGCTTGAAACTGTTTCAGAATCGTTAGATTCTCCATAATCGCACTGTTTAAGCTTGAAACTGTTTCAGAATCGTCGATTCTCCATAATCGGTCTTAAAACTCCTTAGTAGTAATAAGATTAGCTTTTTATACTGTTTTTAAGCAACCTATATGAGCAGATATATAGGGTTTCTTGGTACTCTTGTATCAAGTATGGGGCAAGGGAAGGGGAAAAAACAAGGGTTTCGTAAGAATCTCTGTCAAAGAATCGGATTGTGGATGGGTTTTAATTAcgaattaattcaaaattcaaggatcgatttattattattattattattatttacagggtacatttagaatattatttcagagatatttgaatatatatatatatatatatatattttttcaaacaaaattataaaagaaaaatgtaaacCCAATCTTggatggtatatatatattttccaaaTGTTATAGTTTGTATTGGGAATTGTTGATTTTTGGTtgttcttaaaataatatttttggtgTTAGGTGGTTATTTTTGTAAGAGCTCAAGAACCTATAGAATAATTTAGtggaaaaaaaattggattCTCAATAAAAAGTTGTGTAAAACATTCAAAGTGtaattatataatgaaaattataatttttaaaagaaattgaggttatctatatatatataaataacaatgaTTGCATCCGTCTCCTATTCGCTCTATCGAGATTTGGATCTTGTCGTGAGAGTAAACGGGTCGGATACAATTAAGGTCAATTTTTCTTCTCACATTTTATTTCTCTAGCTAGGTCTGGCCGCTGTAAGGCAGAAAGGTATTTGGagcgttttttttttatgaatgatgAATCTTGAATTATTGTCTCATAATTCAGGTTCTTGTTTTGAATCATAATTGATTCCATTTCCATCATGAAGTTGTTCTagttttagttaataaattgagtattttGATTGATTCTAGCCCAAGAATTGGGCTGCCCTAAGCAATTTTTAAGCTCTACATGAATTTCGATCTTGTTGTGAGAATAAATGAGTCGGATACAGAACAGGTAAATCTCAACTAGGTCCGGCTGTAGTAAGGAAGAAGGGGATTTGGAgcgtttattttttaatatcctTTTATGAATGATAAATCTTGAATTATTGTCTCATAATTTAGGTTCTTGTTTTGAATCATAATTGATTCCATCGTGGagttgttttataattttagttaagaaATAGAATATTGGGATTGATTCTACCCCGAGGATTGTGCTAGGCAACTTTTAAGTGCTTCAGCCGCCTTGCCTCAATTGGGTTAGAAGCTATTCATGGAAAAGATTTGTATCATTTATGTGGAAGGCTAAACCTTAAACCTTAATCCCATGCAACTATAATAGTGAGTCTCAATTGAATGTTCATTTGAGTAAgtaatgtaataatattttttcacagaTGGGCAGCATGTGCACAAAACTCTTTTGAGAGATTATGCAAACAGAAAGAGGCTTGCAAATCCTTTATATTCCAGTGAACGCATACCAGGAGGATCTAAACGCTTCAAATCGAAAGTAACAGTTGGAGGGCAGACTTACGAGAATCAAAACTATTACCTCACAGAAAAAGAGGCTGAAATTGCTGTTGCCACAGTTGCTTGTGAGAAGCTTATGAAAGCTGAAGAAATTCAGAAGGTTAATAATAGTTAGTATAGttattatgtttaaatgattCCCATTGTTTGATTTGTCTTCTCTACTCTTCTTTTAATCTTATATGTTTTATAGGCAAAAAATGCAATGTACAAAAGTCTTCTACTTGAATTGACTAGAAAAAGTGGTGTACTTCCAAAGTTTGTGACCAAGATTCACATGAAGTTATATACATCCTCCGTAGAGATCGGAGACAAGACTTTTGAAGGTCAACCAGCCCCAACTAAAAAGTTGGCAGAGAGTAGTGCAGCCAAGGTTGCATATACTGCTATGCAACAAGTCAAGAACACAGGTTTCTTTTACGTCATATTCTTTTATCAAATTCAATACTCATTTTGAAATCAGACAGAGCACATAAGCTTGAACATTGTTCATTTCTTGGTTTAAagctaatatttattttaagtaatgTAATTGAAAGAcaaatttttaaacatttgaaaGAAAACATTATGAGTTTATTGAATCATTCAGAATAAGTTCTTATTCTTTGTTGTTGTTACTTTACAGGTGACTTAGCTGACCAGAACACAACAAAGGGATCTAGTCCTGGCCCAATTTTGGACAAACAGCAATTAACCAAAGGTATCCCATCATCTTCCAACTCTGGTATTTTTCCTCCCTTGTTCTTCTCTgcacatattattattattatcattaaccattaaaaatatgtcaatatCATGGTGACTTAGCTGACCAGAACACAACAAAGGGTTCTAGTCTTGGCCCAATTTTGGACAAACAGCAATTAACCAAAAGTATCCCATCATCTTCAAACTCTGGTATTTTTCCTTCCTTGTTCTTCTCTgcacatattattattattattatcattaaccattaaaaatatgtcaatatCATGGTGACTTAGCTGACCAGAACACAACAAAGGGATCTAGTCCTGGCCCAATTTTGAACAAACAGCAATTAACCAAAAGTATCCCATCATCTTCCAACTCTGGTATTTTTCCTCCCTTGTTCTTCTCTgcacatattattattattattattatcatcatcattaaccattaaaaaatatgtcaatatAATGGCATAACAGTTGACCTGCCTGACAAAAAGACTGATGTGGTATCTCCTCAACTCACCACAGGGGTGGAACGTGGGCAAATGAGGAAGTCAGTCCAAGAACTTTCCGATGAAAGTAATTTTTTATGCTTTGCCATTGGATTTTGAACACAATTTAGTCTGTTATAATATTTCACTTTAATGAGAAATTGTCATCATTGCTCAGACTGGAATTCAATGCTTAAACGTACTGGAATTAATATTCAGGAGGCTCTAGATGAATCCCTTTTTGTATTGAAATGTGCTCTCGCTGGAAATTTTCATCTGATTGATGGCAGTTCTGCTGTTGCTGAAGAGAAAGACGTGGCTATGGATGTGGATGGATCCAACGGTAATATTTCCGCTGTCTCTGGAGAACTTGTTTCGATTAATTACAAGGCTGCTGTTGCCGAAGAGAAAGATGTGACTATGAATTTGGATGGATCCAAAGGTAATATTTCTGCTGTAGATGGAGAAGTTGTTACGAATAATTACAAGTCTTCTGTTGCTGCAGAGAAAGATGTGGCTATGAATTTGGATGGATCCAAAGGTAATATTTCTTCCATGGCTGGAGAAGTTGTTGCGAATTACAAGTCTGCGGTTGCTGAAGAGAAAGATGTGGCTATGGATATAGTTGGATCCAAAGGTAATTTTTCTTGTATTGTTTTTAGAATTCTTGATTCACTTGGTTGTATTTTCGTTGATCATGTCTAATCTTGCATCTACATTCAGACAAAGAAGCAACATTGGAGTGTGAGACTAATTTGAAGGGTCAAGATTTATCTCAATTGTCGATGGAACTTGGCGGCTGTTCGATGAAGAAAAGAGATTTGCTTGAAACGCCAGATCTAGATTCAGTTGCCCAAGTAAAGAGGGCGAAGCTATCTCATCCTGAGAATGTAGAAGTTGGAGATCAATTGGAGTCATCAAGCAAAGATGATGCTGGAAAGTCCAATTCTTCAATTTCTTCAACGTTGGCTTTGAATAAGCCCATTGTGGATCCGTTTATTGTGCTAAAAAGCAAAGCATCAGGTGAGACAATTTCGCTATCTTATGACAATATAGCCATCTATCCTCGAGTCCCGAACTTGGAATTTCCAGACGATGGTTCCATAACCGTATTGCCATTTCATAACGACATGTGGGTGATGGCAGGAGTGAATGAGAAGAAATAATCAGGTTATTTACAACTAATTCTTCTTACATGAACATTGACTATCTCTTTACTGATGAATTAATTATAGACAGGTTTCTTTAATTTAGTCTCAAATCATTGTATGTGAACTCTTGTTGTTGAATTGTTAAACTTCTGTACCCAATTTTCAAATTCTGTACTTTTCTTCATTTGTGTGTGGATTTTCTGTAATGCCAgttcttttgtttcatttattttgttttttttttacccCCACCCATATAATTTTGGcattaaaaagtttaaatgaaattttaactTTTCATCTCAAATCATAAGGATTTAAACAATGTTCATCAAATTAGCCATTGAAGATCTTGGTATATCATATtacatttgaaaatatatatatatataaatcattaaatagatttgaaagtTATGTTGGTAATTATAAATGACAAAACATTATGAcatgaagaaaacaatctcaACTATTATTTCATCTAGAAAATATGTTACAAAAtcttgttaagttattttactCAGTTATTGAAGTTacaattattcaatatattctcaaatgatcattacaaaatatttaactagAACTGTAATTTAAAAACTATCTATTTTATCCATCACAGGTACAAATAGCacatataaataatagaaaCAAATGGACAAGGTAATTAAATATACTTATCTCATTTTTCTAATGTCTCAATCCTAATTAATCTGGTGTAGATAGAAAGATAATtcttttcaatctttattttcttgaattggatagtattattttataaacgtaatttttgttttatgtaTCTAAAAAACATTGGTCTTAAATACAAGAGAATTTTTTCTTACCATTGATGTCTACTTTTGATGCTTAGCTCTGTTTCATGTATTTGATATGGTTTGACTTAAACAATTCTTTTAATTAgtatgaaatgaaatgaaatgaattttGTGTCATGTCAAAGTAATCAAGAAAAATATCAATGATTTGATTTGATGTAATAATGATAACATATAGTTCTCAATTGTGTAATAATGTGTCAAAGTTACTCGTGGTGTCGTCCATTGAGTAAAATGTCTTCAATGATGCAACATATAGTTCTAGTTAGAATTTAATTGTTATGAAATTTTAATctttgtttgataaattttgtataGTATACAGGTTAAATTGTTAAagtgttatatttaaaatttatataaaataaaatattttttaaatattaaattaataaaataaataatttaatataaataaaataaaaacatcaatTCCTTGAACATGAATCCTATGTAAAGTCAAATCTGTTTGTACGGAATTCAGGTAAAAAAAGAGAcattttaaatcttattttattaatttaattttatatatttatttatttttgactttatttaattttgaattatttaaataacaaaaaaaaatattaaattattttattttcatctcttatatattaacttatttaatttattaattaaaatataaaaatatttttatttaaaattattatttttttattatatatatatatatatcaatatattataaatcttttaattaaaaataattttctgcCTTTTCAAAAACtattattaatcattattttatttatttttttatttataattatttgaaaataatttctgtccaaaataatactttttaataaaataatttatttttattaaaataattaatattaaatattaccataataaaatagtaaaccatattaaaaatagttttataaattattattaagacattgtttgattataataattactttattaattaaaatatttaaataatataagtatGGTTCAGTTTgggttattgaaataatttaaacgaaaaaatgacaatattttaaggaggtataaatgttttttttttttaaaataatttaagggtattaatatatatatatatatatatatatatatataaataaaataataatttaaaatgttttttttaatattttaattaataagaagatgGGAggagtaaaataatatttgattttgttagttatttaaataactaaaactCACGTagtggtttttttttaaatataaatatataatatcctAATTTGTGatgtttatttctaattttaataaataaaatgtccATTGATTGTATTTAACTTTTGTTCTTTGTACTGAATACCTTAAGACAAAAATGTCATAacttatattagttttttttagttttttctcAATTCCTTTTTGTTATATtcacaaattttgttttatttaaaaaaacctaTTTTAATCatctaacaatttttttcaaaataaaaatatgacttAATTTTATGAGATGCTAAGTATCAATCAAGCTCATAATATATTGTCATTtgacttataaaataaataaattgctATTGCATCATATATtgaagataattttaataaaatgtgtataaataaaattaaatatatttgaatatttaacaagtaaattaaataatatagaacaaataaaaaaaactaaaacaaaacaTACTCGAGGTTAGCGattcaaataaactaaatattattaaacatatattaa
It encodes the following:
- the LOC124927612 gene encoding uncharacterized protein LOC124927612 translates to MYKSEVHRLCLRNQWDQPVYSTVKEGPDHGSRYNATVTVNGTTFHSAEQSSSTKEAHNKAAKAAYDHLSAPQIINPNPPPPTQQSGEVVPNLAHLSSDGQHVHKTLLRDYANRKRLANPLYSSERIPGGSKRFKSKVTVGGQTYENQNYYLTEKEAEIAVATVACEKLMKAEEIQKAKNAMYKSLLLELTRKSGVLPKFVTKIHMKLYTSSVEIGDKTFEGQPAPTKKLAESSAAKVAYTAMQQVKNTGDLADQNTTKGSSPGPILDKQQLTKADQNTTKGSSLGPILDKQQLTKSIPSSSNSADQNTTKGSSPGPILNKQQLTKSIPSSSNSVDLPDKKTDVVSPQLTTGVERGQMRKSVQELSDENWNSMLKRTGINIQEALDESLFVLKCALAGNFHLIDGSSAVAEEKDVAMDVDGSNGNISAVSGELVSINYKAAVAEEKDVTMNLDGSKEKDVAMNLDGSKGNISSMAGEVVANYKSAVAEEKDVAMDIVGSKDKEATLECETNLKGQDLSQLSMELGGCSMKKRDLLETPDLDSVAQVKRAKLSHPENVEVGDQLESSSKDDAGKSNSSISSTLALNKPIVDPFIVLKSKASGETISLSYDNIAIYPRVPNLEFPDDGSITVLPFHNDMWVMAGVNEKK